In one window of Flavobacterium ginsengisoli DNA:
- a CDS encoding SPOR domain-containing protein, producing the protein MKKKPNLQIDSYVMPAILVLGLGITGSIGYPLYQNQIDNQTLVVEQAVQKKVQNKIQEATFFIKSPLPAVTLSVDSTAVETVEPTMPYHIMAGAFRSEQNARKAYNQLIKDGFKARMLKENKHGLFPVLYGSYATMKEAEQAQKEIQKGENPQAWILVENL; encoded by the coding sequence ATGAAGAAGAAACCAAATCTTCAAATCGATTCTTACGTTATGCCTGCAATTCTTGTTTTAGGACTTGGAATTACAGGAAGCATTGGTTATCCTTTGTACCAAAATCAAATTGACAATCAAACACTTGTTGTAGAACAAGCTGTTCAGAAAAAAGTACAAAACAAAATTCAAGAAGCAACTTTCTTTATCAAAAGTCCGCTTCCAGCTGTAACTCTTTCAGTAGATTCTACTGCTGTCGAAACTGTTGAACCAACAATGCCATATCACATTATGGCAGGCGCGTTTAGAAGTGAGCAAAATGCTAGAAAAGCTTATAACCAACTAATTAAAGATGGTTTCAAAGCGAGAATGCTCAAAGAAAACAAACACGGTTTATTTCCTGTTTTGTACGGAAGTTATGCTACAATGAAAGAAGCTGAACAAGCTCAAAAAGAAATACAAAAAGGCGAAAATCCACAAGCTTGGATTCTGGTAGAAAACCTATAA
- the dprA gene encoding DNA-processing protein DprA gives MTDQDLFSLLALLKVDGVGDILGKKLLHSFGSASDIFKAKNSQLAAVDGIGSVLLKNLKDKTIFERAEKELLFIKNNTIQVSFFQDESYPERLKHCFDAPILLFTAGNIDLKNRKIISIVGTRQITSYGTDFCKKLIEEIAPLDPVIVSGFAYGVDIVAHQAAIDYNLQTIGVLAHGLNQIYPRSHKKYMAKMEENGGFITEFWSDSNPDKEKFVRRNRIVAGMTEATIVIESADRGGSLITANMANEYNRDVFAVPGRVTDKYSQGCNNLIKTQKANVLTSAADLIYMLNWDIKENPKSIQKQLFVELEADEQKIYDFLQKAGKELLDIIAIECEIPIFKLSGILIGMELKGVIRPLPGKLFESI, from the coding sequence ATGACCGATCAGGATTTATTTAGTTTACTTGCCTTGTTGAAAGTTGATGGAGTGGGTGATATTTTAGGCAAAAAACTGCTCCACTCTTTTGGATCGGCTTCAGACATTTTTAAAGCCAAAAATTCTCAGCTGGCGGCGGTTGACGGTATTGGATCTGTTTTGTTGAAGAATTTGAAGGACAAAACAATATTTGAAAGGGCGGAGAAAGAATTATTGTTCATTAAAAACAATACTATTCAGGTTTCTTTTTTTCAAGATGAAAGCTATCCAGAAAGACTTAAACATTGTTTTGATGCTCCAATTTTGCTTTTTACAGCAGGAAACATAGATCTTAAAAACAGAAAAATAATTAGTATTGTTGGCACTCGACAAATCACTTCTTACGGAACCGATTTCTGCAAAAAGTTGATTGAAGAAATAGCTCCGTTAGATCCAGTAATTGTGAGCGGGTTTGCGTATGGTGTTGATATTGTAGCACATCAAGCGGCTATAGATTATAATTTGCAAACAATTGGCGTTTTGGCTCATGGCCTGAATCAAATTTATCCTCGATCGCATAAAAAATACATGGCAAAAATGGAGGAGAATGGTGGATTTATAACAGAGTTTTGGAGTGATTCAAATCCCGATAAAGAAAAATTTGTTCGTAGAAACCGTATTGTTGCTGGTATGACTGAAGCAACAATTGTAATTGAATCTGCCGATAGAGGAGGATCTTTGATTACTGCAAATATGGCAAATGAGTACAATCGTGATGTTTTTGCTGTGCCTGGGAGAGTCACCGATAAATACAGTCAAGGTTGTAATAATTTGATTAAAACTCAGAAAGCGAACGTACTGACAAGTGCAGCAGATTTAATCTATATGCTAAATTGGGATATTAAAGAAAATCCCAAAAGCATTCAGAAACAGCTTTTTGTAGAATTAGAAGCAGATGAACAAAAGATTTATGATTTTCTTCAAAAGGCTGGAAAAGAATTATTAGACATCATTGCAATAGAATGCGAAATTCCAATTTTTAAACTTTCTGGAATTCTCATAGGGATGGAATTAAAAGGAGTCATTAGGCCACTTCCTGGAAAACTTTTTGAGTCAATTTAA
- a CDS encoding nuclear transport factor 2 family protein — protein sequence MKTAITILLSFISLNFTFAQQTLKDQEEIHQILNAFMQSIAKKDSITFNSLFFKETVNWISVIKEKSQAKRLEAKPTITKNYFTGTYSSFIQSILQSKKSEEKFEKIIIQNDDVIASVTFDYSFWSEDSMTNWGEEYWQLIKINGKWKITSVLFSIEISKYYPKS from the coding sequence ATGAAAACAGCAATTACAATTTTATTATCATTCATTTCTTTAAACTTTACTTTTGCTCAACAAACATTAAAAGATCAAGAAGAAATACATCAAATACTAAATGCATTTATGCAAAGTATCGCAAAAAAAGATTCTATAACTTTTAATAGTTTGTTTTTTAAAGAAACCGTGAATTGGATTAGTGTAATCAAAGAAAAAAGTCAAGCCAAAAGACTCGAAGCTAAGCCAACAATCACAAAAAATTATTTTACTGGCACATACAGTAGCTTTATTCAATCTATTCTGCAAAGCAAAAAAAGTGAGGAAAAGTTTGAAAAGATAATTATTCAAAATGACGATGTTATTGCCAGTGTTACATTCGATTACAGTTTTTGGTCAGAAGATTCGATGACAAATTGGGGTGAAGAATACTGGCAATTAATTAAGATTAATGGAAAATGGAAGATAACAAGCGTTCTTTTTTCTATTGAAATTTCTAAATATTATCCTAAATCTTAA
- a CDS encoding acyltransferase family protein, protein MNSQTSEKFLGLDHLRSLAILMVLLYHYRMFQHPDWVDKYGQFGWTGVDLFFVLSGFLISKQLFEQLKFSSNIRFKEFYIKRFFRIIPAYALTLFLYFTFPFFREKEALPPFWKFITFTQNIGLDLLHFGTFSHAWSLCIEEQFYLIFPIILLLFLKFKKVSYIKYFLLFLLLFTLSLRIISWQLLIVPNLNSSDLWRIWYMKIYYPTYTRLDGLTIGISIAFFYEYSKRFKNFVNSYGNQLFLIGLIIVGFSFWICSNQISQLASTVGFTTVSIGYGLIVMSAISKSCFLYHSKSILSTQLASLSFSIYLTHKGIIHLTQIVLQKLNIDNEGQIALLICFINCIIISLFIKYLVEKPSSKIKNYMLKIKS, encoded by the coding sequence ATGAATTCTCAAACATCTGAAAAATTTCTTGGCCTAGATCATTTGCGCTCTTTAGCAATTTTAATGGTTCTATTATATCATTATCGCATGTTTCAACATCCAGATTGGGTTGATAAATATGGGCAATTTGGCTGGACTGGTGTAGATTTATTTTTTGTTCTTAGCGGGTTTCTCATTTCAAAACAGCTTTTTGAACAACTTAAATTCTCAAGCAACATTCGCTTCAAAGAGTTTTATATCAAACGCTTTTTCAGAATCATTCCGGCTTATGCTTTAACCCTGTTTCTTTATTTTACTTTTCCTTTTTTTAGAGAAAAAGAAGCTCTGCCTCCATTTTGGAAGTTTATCACTTTTACTCAAAACATCGGACTTGATCTTCTCCATTTTGGAACATTTTCTCATGCTTGGTCTTTATGCATAGAAGAGCAATTTTATTTAATTTTTCCCATAATTCTTCTGTTATTTTTAAAATTCAAAAAAGTATCCTACATCAAATATTTTCTGCTTTTTCTCTTGTTATTCACTTTGTCTTTAAGAATTATTTCATGGCAGTTGCTAATAGTTCCAAACCTAAATAGCTCAGATTTATGGAGAATCTGGTATATGAAAATTTATTACCCAACATACACCAGATTAGATGGTTTAACAATTGGAATTAGTATTGCATTCTTCTATGAATATTCCAAGCGTTTCAAAAATTTCGTTAATTCATATGGCAATCAATTATTCTTAATTGGGTTAATAATTGTTGGTTTTTCATTTTGGATTTGCAGTAATCAAATTTCACAATTAGCATCAACGGTTGGATTTACAACTGTTTCAATTGGCTATGGATTGATTGTAATGTCTGCCATTTCAAAATCTTGCTTTTTATACCATTCAAAATCGATTTTATCGACTCAACTCGCATCACTTTCCTTTTCTATCTATCTCACACACAAAGGAATTATTCACTTAACTCAAATAGTTCTGCAAAAATTAAATATTGATAACGAAGGACAAATCGCTCTGCTCATCTGTTTTATAAACTGCATTATAATCAGCTTATTTATTAAATATTTAGTAGAAAAACCTTCTTCAAAAATTAAAAATTATATGCTAAAAATTAAATCTTAA
- a CDS encoding sensor histidine kinase yields MFYKKHYFLFVISIIACIYLFSVLNRIFAIYVAEPFFINEPQDNLISILTDLSYLFCYYVVPIVTACFVFVSVAFMFDLRNEKQYSVQILKEKAELELNALKTQLNPHFLFNTLNNIYSLSIIDSDKTSESISRLSNILDYILYKGQKKLIPISDELKVIHDYAELEKLRYDSRLELKITEEISALNLVPPLLFLSLVENAFKHGAGSISGNIFISILIKTDAEKTIFKIENSFVPKENNNEKSLGLKIIQEQLKIIYGGRSSNLIQNQDNLFSVEIIIPANEN; encoded by the coding sequence ATGTTCTATAAAAAGCATTATTTTTTATTTGTTATTTCAATAATTGCCTGTATTTATTTATTTTCTGTTTTAAATAGAATTTTTGCGATTTATGTTGCCGAACCTTTTTTTATAAATGAACCTCAAGACAATTTAATAAGTATTTTGACAGATTTGAGTTATTTGTTCTGCTATTACGTAGTTCCAATCGTGACGGCTTGTTTTGTTTTTGTTTCCGTAGCATTTATGTTTGATTTAAGGAACGAAAAACAATATTCGGTACAAATACTCAAAGAAAAGGCAGAATTAGAATTAAACGCCTTAAAAACGCAATTAAATCCACATTTTTTATTCAACACGCTAAATAATATTTATTCGCTTTCAATTATTGATTCTGATAAAACATCTGAGTCGATAAGCCGTCTTTCAAATATTTTGGATTATATCTTGTATAAAGGCCAGAAAAAATTAATTCCGATTTCTGATGAATTGAAAGTAATTCATGATTATGCCGAATTAGAAAAACTGAGATATGATTCTAGGTTAGAACTTAAAATTACGGAGGAAATTAGTGCTTTAAATCTTGTTCCGCCTTTATTGTTTTTATCTTTAGTAGAAAATGCTTTTAAGCATGGAGCAGGAAGCATTTCCGGAAATATTTTTATTTCAATTTTAATTAAAACGGATGCCGAAAAAACGATTTTTAAGATTGAGAATTCTTTTGTTCCGAAAGAAAATAACAATGAAAAAAGTTTAGGCTTAAAGATAATTCAGGAACAATTAAAAATTATTTACGGAGGTCGAAGTTCCAATTTAATTCAAAATCAAGACAATCTCTTTAGTGTAGAAATAATAATTCCAGCAAATGAAAATTAA
- a CDS encoding LytR/AlgR family response regulator transcription factor, which yields MKINCIIVDDEPLAIKLLENHISKIEELHLVGTAGNALEAYKLTKSKTVDLVFLDIQMPDLTGIDFLKSLKNRPKTIFTTAYREFAIEGFELEAVDYILKPITFERFFKAVERVLRENTESKEDEFILLKSKGLQYKILLKMILFFESQANDVKVVLKEGKPIIAKYKISDLEVLESKGFLRVHRSFLVNLKEVKAFGNTELIIENYAIPIGRSYKQNYEKYKSRF from the coding sequence ATGAAAATTAATTGTATTATAGTTGATGATGAACCACTTGCAATTAAACTTTTAGAAAATCATATTTCTAAAATAGAAGAATTGCATTTGGTTGGCACCGCTGGAAATGCTTTAGAGGCTTACAAATTGACAAAGTCTAAAACCGTTGATTTGGTTTTTTTAGATATTCAAATGCCAGATTTAACTGGAATAGATTTTTTGAAATCATTAAAAAACAGACCCAAAACTATATTTACAACCGCATACAGAGAATTTGCAATAGAAGGTTTTGAACTTGAAGCGGTTGATTATATATTGAAACCAATAACATTCGAACGCTTTTTTAAAGCTGTTGAGCGTGTTTTAAGGGAAAATACTGAAAGTAAAGAAGATGAATTTATATTGTTGAAATCAAAAGGACTTCAATATAAAATTTTACTCAAAATGATTTTATTTTTTGAAAGTCAGGCCAATGACGTCAAAGTGGTTTTAAAAGAAGGAAAACCAATCATTGCAAAATATAAAATAAGTGATTTGGAGGTTTTAGAATCGAAAGGTTTTTTGCGTGTTCACCGTTCTTTTTTAGTTAATTTAAAAGAAGTTAAAGCTTTTGGCAATACGGAGTTAATAATCGAAAATTATGCAATTCCAATTGGCAGAAGTTATAAGCAAAACTATGAAAAGTATAAAAGCCGTTTTTGA
- a CDS encoding GxxExxY protein — MTENEISNIVIGLAIEIHKKLGPGLLENVYKECLFYKIKQRGLFVEKEKSLPLVFEEVKLDCGYRIDILAENKLLIEIKSVESLTVNHLAQTLSYLRLGNFKLGLLINFNEILLKNGIRRVVNNL, encoded by the coding sequence ATGACAGAAAACGAAATATCAAATATTGTAATTGGACTAGCCATTGAAATTCATAAAAAACTTGGACCAGGATTATTGGAAAATGTTTATAAAGAATGTTTGTTTTATAAAATTAAGCAACGTGGACTTTTTGTTGAAAAAGAAAAATCTTTGCCGTTAGTTTTTGAAGAAGTTAAGCTAGATTGTGGATACCGCATTGATATACTTGCGGAAAACAAATTGTTAATCGAGATAAAAAGTGTGGAATCTCTTACTGTTAATCATTTAGCTCAAACATTAAGCTATTTAAGACTAGGAAATTTTAAACTTGGCTTACTCATAAATTTCAATGAAATTCTTTTAAAAAATGGTATTAGAAGAGTCGTTAACAATTTATAG
- a CDS encoding lysophospholipid acyltransferase family protein: MKIFKIAFWILWRVWFYVLMAIPILIMFPFLVVSILSEKGYPYFFKMARIWAKFILFGMGFFYTVKREQKLIKGKSYMIVANHTSMTDIMLTLAIIKNPFVFVGKKELVKIPLFGFFYKRTCILVDRNSSKSKNEVFKRAQSRLNQGLSICIFPEGGVPDDESILLDEFKDGAFRLAIDHQIPIVPIVYPDNKERFSYTFLSGSPGKMRARILPFVETKELTSDNRKELRDQVRNMIYNGLMDYQKE, encoded by the coding sequence ATGAAAATATTTAAAATTGCTTTTTGGATTCTTTGGAGAGTTTGGTTTTATGTTTTGATGGCCATTCCGATACTCATTATGTTCCCTTTTCTGGTCGTTTCTATTCTTTCTGAGAAAGGATATCCATATTTCTTTAAAATGGCTCGCATTTGGGCTAAATTTATCCTTTTCGGAATGGGTTTCTTTTATACCGTAAAACGGGAACAGAAGCTTATTAAAGGCAAAAGTTACATGATCGTGGCCAATCATACCTCGATGACCGATATTATGCTTACGTTGGCTATAATTAAAAATCCTTTTGTTTTTGTTGGAAAGAAGGAGCTGGTAAAGATTCCGCTTTTTGGATTTTTCTACAAGAGAACTTGTATTTTGGTTGATAGAAATTCTTCGAAAAGTAAAAATGAAGTTTTTAAAAGAGCTCAGAGTAGATTAAATCAAGGTCTAAGTATTTGCATTTTCCCAGAGGGTGGAGTTCCAGATGACGAAAGTATTTTGCTGGACGAGTTTAAAGACGGTGCATTCAGATTGGCAATCGATCATCAGATTCCGATTGTGCCGATTGTTTATCCAGATAATAAAGAGCGTTTTTCATATACTTTTTTGAGTGGAAGTCCAGGAAAGATGCGTGCTAGAATTTTGCCTTTCGTAGAAACAAAAGAATTAACAAGCGACAACAGAAAAGAATTACGAGATCAAGTTAGGAATATGATTTATAATGGTTTAATGGATTATCAAAAGGAATAA
- the recA gene encoding recombinase RecA has product MSSDKEAKLKALQLTLDKLDKTYGKGTVMKMGDRAIVEVETISSGSLGVDLALGVNGYPKGRIIEIYGPESSGKTTLTLHAIAEAQKAGGIVAFIDAEHAFDRNYAEKLNVDIENLIISQPDNGEQALEIAENLIRSGAIDIVVIDSVAALTPKSEIEGEMGDSKMGLHARLMSQALRKLTGTISKTNCTVFFINQLREKIGVMFGNPETTTGGNALKFYASVRLDIRRSAQIKDGENVIGNRTKVKIVKNKVAPPFKTAEFDIMYGEGVSKTGEILDLAVEFDIVKKAGSWFSYGDTKLGQGRDAVKTLIKDNPELAEELEIKIKEHIKELANT; this is encoded by the coding sequence ATGAGTTCAGACAAAGAAGCCAAATTAAAAGCGCTACAATTAACGCTTGATAAACTTGACAAAACCTACGGAAAAGGAACCGTAATGAAAATGGGCGACAGAGCCATTGTAGAAGTAGAAACGATTTCTTCTGGTTCATTAGGTGTTGACTTAGCTCTTGGTGTTAATGGATATCCAAAAGGAAGAATCATCGAAATATACGGTCCAGAATCTTCTGGAAAAACAACTTTGACGCTTCACGCGATTGCAGAAGCTCAAAAAGCAGGCGGTATTGTCGCCTTTATCGATGCTGAGCACGCATTTGATAGAAATTATGCTGAAAAATTAAATGTTGATATCGAGAACTTAATCATTTCTCAACCAGATAACGGAGAGCAGGCTTTAGAAATTGCCGAAAACTTAATTCGTTCTGGAGCTATAGACATTGTTGTAATTGACTCTGTTGCAGCCTTAACACCAAAAAGTGAAATTGAAGGCGAAATGGGAGATTCTAAAATGGGGCTTCACGCACGTTTAATGTCTCAAGCTTTAAGAAAACTTACTGGAACTATCAGTAAAACAAATTGTACCGTTTTCTTTATCAACCAGCTTCGTGAAAAAATTGGTGTTATGTTCGGAAATCCAGAAACTACAACTGGAGGTAACGCACTTAAATTTTACGCTTCTGTACGTTTAGATATTCGTCGTTCTGCACAAATTAAAGACGGTGAAAATGTAATTGGTAACAGAACTAAAGTTAAAATTGTTAAAAACAAAGTAGCACCACCTTTTAAAACTGCCGAATTTGACATTATGTACGGAGAAGGAGTTTCTAAAACGGGTGAAATCTTAGATCTAGCTGTTGAATTTGATATCGTTAAAAAAGCAGGATCTTGGTTCAGCTACGGCGATACAAAACTAGGTCAAGGTCGTGATGCAGTTAAAACTTTAATTAAAGATAATCCAGAACTTGCTGAAGAACTGGAAATTAAAATTAAAGAACACATAAAAGAATTGGCAAATACTTAA
- a CDS encoding acyl-CoA thioesterase produces the protein MNPKHPSESLTILTDLVLPSETNPLNNLFGGELLARMDRAASIATRRHSRRIVVTASVNHVAFNRAISLGSVVTVEAKVSRSFKSSMEVFIDVWVEDRESGNRTKANEAIYTFVAVDDTGRPVEVPAIIPETELEIQRFDAALRRKQLSLLLAGKIKPSDATELKALFL, from the coding sequence ATGAATCCAAAACATCCTTCAGAATCTCTAACTATTTTAACTGATTTAGTTTTACCGAGCGAAACAAATCCTTTAAACAATCTTTTCGGCGGCGAATTATTAGCCAGAATGGATCGCGCAGCAAGTATTGCGACTCGCAGACATTCACGCCGAATTGTAGTAACGGCTTCTGTAAATCACGTTGCTTTTAACAGAGCAATTTCGCTTGGAAGCGTTGTAACCGTAGAGGCTAAAGTTTCAAGATCTTTTAAAAGTTCGATGGAAGTTTTTATTGACGTTTGGGTAGAAGACCGCGAATCTGGAAATAGAACAAAAGCCAATGAAGCTATCTACACTTTTGTAGCTGTAGACGACACTGGAAGACCTGTTGAAGTACCAGCAATTATTCCAGAAACCGAACTAGAAATCCAACGTTTTGATGCCGCGCTTCGTCGTAAACAATTGAGTTTATTGCTTGCAGGCAAAATAAAACCATCTGACGCTACAGAATTAAAGGCTTTATTTTTATAG
- a CDS encoding DoxX family protein: MNNVASILLLAFLALTFLQSGYEKIFYWKDNVAWLKEHFAKTPLKNQVPLALLHLLILELISGILCVVGGIQLFTNNGREFGFYGAIFSCICLLMMLFGQRLAKDYDGARTIVIYFIPAVMAVYWLN; the protein is encoded by the coding sequence ATGAACAATGTTGCCTCAATTCTACTTTTAGCTTTTCTAGCTTTAACTTTTTTACAATCAGGTTACGAAAAAATTTTTTATTGGAAAGATAATGTAGCTTGGCTTAAAGAGCATTTTGCCAAAACTCCATTAAAAAATCAAGTTCCATTAGCTCTTTTACATTTACTAATTTTAGAATTAATTTCTGGAATCTTGTGCGTTGTTGGAGGTATTCAATTATTCACAAATAACGGAAGAGAATTTGGTTTTTACGGAGCTATATTTTCATGTATTTGTTTGTTAATGATGCTTTTCGGACAAAGACTTGCAAAAGATTACGATGGTGCGAGAACCATTGTTATATATTTTATACCAGCTGTAATGGCTGTTTACTGGTTGAATTAA